The Chondrinema litorale genomic interval TACTATGTTCCAGAATACCAATGCTACTGAAGTTGGGTATGAAGAGATTAAAAATAAATATGATACTTTAATGTTTGATGCAGTAATTCGCTATACCACCAAGTTTAGAGAAGCAGAAATAGTAAGAGAAGATATATTTTCACATGCGCCACAAAGCGGAGCGGCAAAAGAGTATATGGCCTTGGCAAAAGAAGTTTTAAAGAAAGCATGAGTGATTTCAGAAAAAAGGTAAAGGCAAAGAAAGCGACTGAAAGGGAGCAACAATCAGGTCATCAGCTTATTGGTAAGATGATCACCGAGAGCAGAGCAATTACTTTCGAGATTGATCCTGAGTTAGAATTGTTGATACCGCCTTTGAATAAAGAAGAGCTAATCTTGCTCGAAGATAGTATCCGTACAGAAGGTTTAAGAGAGCAACTCAAAGTATGGAAAGAAGCTGATGATAAAATCTGGTTGATAGATGGACACAACCGCTATAAGATTATTACCAAGCTTAGCGAAGAAGGTGTTGAGGTAAAGCACAAGCCAGAGTTTATTGAGTTTGCTGATAAAGAAGCGGTAAAAGACTGGATGATTTTAAACCAGTTAGGTCGTAGAAACCTTACTGATGAGCAGCGGAGTTACTTACGTGGTTTGCGATACGAAAGAGAGAAATCGAAACAAGGAGGGACAGGTGCAAACCAGTATAATTCGCAGCGTAGTCAAAATGTCCACACTGCAAGAACGGTAGATGTTTTGGCAGAAGAATACAAAGTTTCTCCAAAAACCATCCAAAGAGATTCTGAATATGCTAGAGGAATTGAGCGAATTGGCGAAAATAATCCTGATTATAAGCGCAAGATTCTGGCAGGAGAAGAAAAGCTCAAAAAAGGCTTAGTGCAACAGTTAGGAAGAATTCCAAATAAGATTACTTCTCCCATAAAAACTGCTGCTGATGTAAGTACTTATTTGCAGAAAATTAATAAGCCAAAAACAGAAGATCAACAAACAGTTTCCTCTGTAAAAGATGAGTATGAGAACCTCAAAAAGCAGATCATCATCAAACTAAAAACTTTATCAATAGAAAGTAC includes:
- a CDS encoding ParB/Srx family N-terminal domain-containing protein, whose protein sequence is MSDFRKKVKAKKATEREQQSGHQLIGKMITESRAITFEIDPELELLIPPLNKEELILLEDSIRTEGLREQLKVWKEADDKIWLIDGHNRYKIITKLSEEGVEVKHKPEFIEFADKEAVKDWMILNQLGRRNLTDEQRSYLRGLRYEREKSKQGGTGANQYNSQRSQNVHTARTVDVLAEEYKVSPKTIQRDSEYARGIERIGENNPDYKRKILAGEEKLKKGLVQQLGRIPNKITSPIKTAADVSTYLQKINKPKTEDQQTVSSVKDEYENLKKQIIIKLKTLSIESTKKEYDSLISQIKNLQKIK